CATTCCGGTTTACAAAAATGCCATCGCGATTTATAGCAAAGCCTGGAAAACGCCAAATCAACGCACCGGCAGCTCTCTTCTCGGCCTGGCAGCCGCGCTTACTGAAAATGGAAACGCGGCCGAGGCGGAACCGCTGGCACGCAAGGGCTTGCAAATCTTTCGCGATTCGATGGCAGCGGGACATTGGCAAGTGGCCCGCGCTGAAAGTGTGCTTGGCGGCTGTCTGTTGGCGTTGCATAAATTCGATGAAGCCGAGCCGTTGCTGCTTTCGGGCTATGAAACGCTCAAAGTCAAGCGCGGAGACGATGATGCTTTGACCCGGCGCACGCGCGCCTTGCTTTATCAACTTTATCGAGCAATTGGAAAAGCGCAACAGGCTGCGCAGTTTGAGGCGCTGCCGTGAGGCACAACTTCTTGATTGCCATGACGCATTTTATCTCAGGCTGAGCATGCAGATGCCCCAGAACCAAAAAGCCGCTGCAATTAGGAATTGCAACGGCTTTTTGGTTGAGAGTCAAGAGGCAGACGATTGTCTGCAAGATCTATTTTTGCAAAACCATCTTGCGAACCTGGCTTTGTGCGCCGGCGGTGATTTTGTAGAGATAGATGCCGGTCGCAACGGCTCTGCCGGTTTCATCACGGCCATCCCACAGCACGCTGTGATAGCCCGCCGGTTGCGAGACGCCGTTGAGAAGCGTGCGAACCTTGCGTCCGAGTTGATCATAGATCACCAAGCTCACGGTCGCGGCTTCCGGCAGATTGTAGCGCATGCTGGTTTCCGGGTTGAACGGATTCGGGAAATTTTGCAGCAATTCGAAAGCCTGCGGTACCAGCGCGATTTCGCCGGCTTGCTTCGCAACAAATTCCTGCGCGCCCACCACCAGCTTCAGTTTCTTTTGGATGGGCTGTGCGCCGCTGCGGAACGCGTATTCCGTTTTCACCCGCAAATCTTGGGCAATGCCCAGTGCTTCGTCAATCACATAAACTTTTGCATCAGCGGGGAAGTCGCCGACGAAATCAAATTGCACGCGCACATCGCTGCGCGTTTGATCGGTGGCCACCTCGAATTCCCACACTTGATTCTCTTCACGCTGGGCGCGAAAATCGGTGCAGAAATTTTCCGCGGGTTGCCGCCATTCCGGACGCGGAAACGATACCGCGACGTAACCACCAATCACCGGCGGTTCCGCCATTTCATTGGCATCATAACCCTCGGCGGAGCCGCGGCGCACGCCCGCCCAGTTGAGCTTGTCACGGGCTTCGTTGGCTTGCGCGGCAATTTGTACGGCCCATTCGCCTGATTGCCACGCCAGCGCCGGTGTGCCAGGTTTGCCGATGCGCCCGGGCACGGCAACGGGTTGTACGATCAAACGCAACGGCGCGCTCGTGGAGACGTTTGGACCGCGCGTCACATAAATCGCGTAACCGCGCCAGGGATCCATCACATCGGAGAAAGTCCATTGCCGTTCAAACGACCACAAGCTGACAGTGTCTTTATCGGCATTGATCAAACGCAGCGAGCGCTTGTGTACCGGAAAATTGAAGGGCGTGGCGAGCAGATTCCAGCCTTCGTAAACCGTCAACGTATCCGGGCACACAGTGCGGCGCGTCTGGCCCGGGCCGCTGTCCAGGACGACGTCGTTCTTGCGGGTGATGACGAAAAAGGCGCGGCCCGGCGTGAAAGCTCTGGCTTTCGCGCCTTCCTGCCAGCGCGTGGCAACCGAATTCTGCGGCAGGTAATCGAACAGACGCCATTGCTTTGCATCGGCGGCGCCGAGATCGTCTTGCACGACGCTGAGCACGCCGCTGCTGTCCAATTCATACGGAACCGAAACCAACTGATAGCTCAAAGTCGAATCACCGGAAGCCAGCGGCACAGGACGGCCGTCGGAGTCGATGCGAAAATCGCCCTCTCCGGTAACGCGCGT
This portion of the Cytophagia bacterium CHB2 genome encodes:
- a CDS encoding T9SS type A sorting domain-containing protein, yielding NYCYVWLDGTNGISGWQNYFYSPLYYYTGVPVLTNLSINLAYWPGGYAYYTRLGSIPICWDVQDGRDVAEVRWKIVRNPNPPNGAADTTNGGRVRLPTNGTLTSLGCANLELTKLTQQGWWYVYVWVLDKAGNSGHASATSFRFNYDVTAPSRPTQNIDGPITRNIPVVTWFGRDQVLRFAFRLPTAARDAARVFWRFKTAPDTLNGAQGQSALTFTANRDSARFSVSFNSSDLCGEDSLYFWVADSAGNVNPANYSLARYRFDMCPPEITRVKTLSNNIALNGQDFVDRLLVTDPHSDVDTVWVNYRLGGATTEAPPIPAFRIGTTDTFRFTIPQAGVTRRGLEFRATARDNVPAAYNGPNTAYGPSNGPACNDHDGDAIIAGISEGEEMWYPIRTRVTGEGDFRIDSDGRPVPLASGDSTLSYQLVSVPYELDSSGVLSVVQDDLGAADAKQWRLFDYLPQNSVATRWQEGAKARAFTPGRAFFVITRKNDVVLDSGPGQTRRTVCPDTLTVYEGWNLLATPFNFPVHKRSLRLINADKDTVSLWSFERQWTFSDVMDPWRGYAIYVTRGPNVSTSAPLRLIVQPVAVPGRIGKPGTPALAWQSGEWAVQIAAQANEARDKLNWAGVRRGSAEGYDANEMAEPPVIGGYVAVSFPRPEWRQPAENFCTDFRAQREENQVWEFEVATDQTRSDVRVQFDFVGDFPADAKVYVIDEALGIAQDLRVKTEYAFRSGAQPIQKKLKLVVGAQEFVAKQAGEIALVPQAFELLQNFPNPFNPETSMRYNLPEAATVSLVIYDQLGRKVRTLLNGVSQPAGYHSVLWDGRDETGRAVATGIYLYKITAGAQSQVRKMVLQK
- a CDS encoding tetratricopeptide repeat protein; this translates as VLHRKSRGENHWLVAYALNSLATMFYEKGDFAAAIPVYKNAIAIYSKAWKTPNQRTGSSLLGLAAALTENGNAAEAEPLARKGLQIFRDSMAAGHWQVARAESVLGGCLLALHKFDEAEPLLLSGYETLKVKRGDDDALTRRTRALLYQLYRAIGKAQQAAQFEALP